In Streptomyces puniciscabiei, a single genomic region encodes these proteins:
- a CDS encoding EF-hand domain-containing protein gives MVSTDYERRIAARFATFDQDGNGWIDREDFNAAAKALLAEFAVTARSDKGQALYAGAEAFWQGMAGIADRDGDQRITREEFVTGAVKRLRDNPERFAEIARPFLHAALAVADGDGDGLATVADTVRVLRVFHVPEELAGATAAALDTDGDGKVGEPDIVPAIARYFTIPEQAPERTGKRG, from the coding sequence ATGGTCAGCACCGACTACGAGCGCAGGATCGCAGCCCGGTTCGCCACCTTCGACCAGGACGGCAACGGCTGGATCGACCGCGAGGACTTCAACGCGGCGGCCAAGGCACTCCTCGCCGAGTTCGCCGTGACCGCACGCTCCGACAAGGGGCAGGCGCTGTACGCCGGCGCGGAGGCCTTCTGGCAGGGCATGGCCGGCATCGCGGACCGGGACGGCGATCAGCGCATCACCCGCGAGGAGTTCGTCACCGGCGCGGTCAAGCGCCTGCGCGACAACCCCGAACGCTTCGCCGAGATCGCCCGGCCCTTCCTGCACGCGGCGCTGGCCGTCGCGGACGGCGACGGGGACGGCCTCGCCACGGTCGCGGACACCGTACGCGTGCTGCGGGTGTTCCACGTGCCGGAGGAGCTCGCCGGGGCGACGGCCGCCGCGCTGGACACCGACGGCGACGGCAAGGTGGGCGAGCCGGACATCGTCCCGGCGATCGCGCGCTACTTCACCATCCCGGAACAGGCACCGGAGCGGACCGGGAAAAGGGGTTGA
- a CDS encoding alpha/beta hydrolase, which produces MYSLRFTAESSSNGMVERDFTVGDVPGVLWSPASGTGRAPLVLMGHGGGNHKKHPAMAGRARLLVTGCGFHVAVVDAPGHGDRPRTAHDEQEIAALFAARAAGEPEGPIVVRYNAHLAELAVPEYHATLDALQELPEIGTDGPVGYWGINMGTAIGVPFVAAEPRITAAVFGQHWPDVLAEQARRITIPIEFDLQWDDEHISREEGLALFDAFASKEKSLHVNSGRHKELPRFEADSAVRFFARHLVPA; this is translated from the coding sequence ATGTACTCACTTCGGTTCACCGCAGAGTCCTCGTCGAACGGCATGGTCGAACGCGACTTCACCGTGGGCGACGTCCCCGGCGTCCTGTGGTCGCCGGCCTCCGGCACCGGTCGCGCTCCCCTGGTCCTGATGGGACACGGCGGCGGCAACCACAAGAAGCATCCGGCGATGGCCGGCCGTGCCAGGCTCCTCGTGACCGGGTGCGGCTTCCACGTCGCGGTCGTCGACGCCCCCGGTCACGGCGACCGGCCGCGCACGGCGCACGACGAGCAGGAGATCGCCGCCCTGTTCGCGGCGAGGGCGGCGGGCGAGCCGGAAGGCCCGATCGTCGTCCGCTACAACGCCCACCTGGCGGAGCTGGCCGTGCCCGAGTATCACGCGACCCTGGACGCCCTCCAGGAACTCCCGGAGATCGGCACCGACGGGCCGGTCGGCTACTGGGGCATCAACATGGGTACGGCGATCGGTGTGCCGTTCGTGGCGGCCGAGCCCAGGATCACCGCCGCGGTCTTCGGCCAGCACTGGCCCGACGTCCTGGCCGAGCAGGCGAGGCGGATCACCATCCCGATCGAGTTCGACCTGCAGTGGGACGACGAGCACATCTCGCGCGAGGAAGGCCTGGCACTCTTCGACGCCTTCGCCTCGAAGGAGAAGTCCCTGCACGTGAACTCGGGCAGACACAAGGAACTGCCCAGGTTCGAGGCGGACAGCGCGGTCCGCTTCTTCGCCCGGCACCTCGTCCCGGCCTAA
- a CDS encoding class I adenylate-forming enzyme family protein produces MNETPHALSSARTLWDLVARRAALTPDRPVLLQQDRTLTFGELHGRAERVAAGLYGMGVRPGTVVAWQLPTRIETALLSFALARLGAVQSPVIPFYRHREVGFALRESRAEFFAVPGVWRGHDHTEMARRLGAKGIFEAYGDLPEGDPSTLPAPPAEGTSVRWIYWTSGTTSDPKGVLHTDRSLLAGGSCLAHALRLTPDDVGSIAFPYAHIGGPDYLVMLLLYGFPAVMFEHFALPDALTEYRRHGVTVAGGSTAFYSLFLAEQRKRPHERLIPSLRLLAGGGAPRPAELHHSVVREMGVQLAHGYGMTEVPMITMGDPRDTPENLATTEGRPPAGMEIRIVDGEIRLRGEAVCQGYLDPAQTAAAFDPDGFLRTGDLGRVTDSGHLVLTGRLKDVIIRKGENISAREIEDLLAAHPSVGDVAVIGLPDAERGELVCAVVEQPPGAAELTLPEVVSYLRSAGLSVHKLPERLEVVQALPRNDTLRKVLKYKLRERFSRAAP; encoded by the coding sequence GTGAACGAGACACCGCACGCCCTGAGCTCCGCCCGCACCCTGTGGGACCTGGTCGCCCGGCGCGCCGCCCTGACGCCCGACCGCCCGGTGCTGCTCCAGCAGGACCGCACGCTCACCTTCGGCGAGCTGCACGGGCGTGCCGAGCGGGTGGCGGCCGGCCTGTACGGCATGGGCGTACGCCCCGGCACGGTGGTCGCCTGGCAGCTGCCCACCCGGATCGAGACCGCCCTGCTGTCCTTCGCCCTGGCCCGCCTGGGCGCCGTCCAGTCCCCGGTGATCCCCTTCTACCGGCACCGTGAGGTCGGCTTCGCGCTCCGCGAGTCGAGGGCGGAGTTCTTCGCCGTCCCGGGCGTGTGGCGCGGTCACGACCACACGGAGATGGCGCGGCGGCTCGGCGCCAAGGGAATCTTCGAGGCGTACGGCGATCTGCCCGAGGGCGACCCGTCGACGCTGCCCGCCCCGCCCGCCGAGGGCACCTCGGTCCGCTGGATCTACTGGACCTCCGGCACCACTTCCGACCCCAAGGGCGTGCTGCACACCGACCGCTCGCTGCTCGCCGGCGGCTCCTGCCTCGCCCACGCCCTGCGCCTGACTCCGGACGACGTCGGCTCGATCGCCTTCCCGTACGCCCACATAGGCGGCCCGGACTACCTGGTGATGCTCCTGCTGTACGGCTTCCCGGCGGTGATGTTCGAGCACTTCGCGCTGCCGGACGCGCTGACCGAGTACCGGCGGCACGGTGTGACGGTGGCCGGCGGCTCCACGGCCTTCTACTCCCTGTTCCTCGCCGAGCAGCGCAAGCGGCCGCACGAGAGGCTGATCCCGAGCCTGCGCCTGCTCGCGGGCGGCGGCGCGCCCAGGCCTGCCGAGCTCCACCACAGCGTGGTCCGCGAGATGGGCGTCCAGCTCGCCCACGGCTACGGCATGACCGAGGTCCCGATGATCACCATGGGCGACCCCCGGGACACTCCGGAGAACCTGGCCACGACCGAGGGCCGCCCGCCGGCGGGCATGGAGATCCGGATCGTGGACGGCGAGATCAGACTCCGCGGCGAGGCCGTCTGCCAGGGCTATCTGGACCCCGCCCAGACGGCCGCCGCCTTCGACCCCGACGGCTTCCTGCGCACCGGCGACCTGGGCCGTGTGACGGACTCCGGCCACCTCGTGCTCACCGGCCGCCTGAAGGACGTGATCATCCGCAAGGGCGAGAACATCTCGGCCAGGGAGATCGAGGACCTCCTCGCCGCCCACCCGTCGGTCGGGGACGTCGCGGTGATCGGGCTGCCGGACGCGGAACGGGGGGAGCTGGTCTGCGCGGTCGTGGAACAGCCGCCGGGCGCGGCCGAGTTGACCTTGCCGGAGGTCGTCTCGTACCTGCGCTCGGCGGGCCTGTCCGTCCACAAGCTGCCGGAACGGCTCGAGGTGGTGCAGGCGCTGCCGCGGAACGACACCCTGCGCAAAGTACTGAAGTACAAGCTCCGGGAGAGGTTTTCCCGAGCCGCCCCTTAG
- a CDS encoding amidohydrolase family protein yields the protein MTELPRIISVDDHVIEPAHLFETWLPSRYRDRGPKPLTAGIGELAYVGGKYRITMDPAGQQTDWWIYEDLKFPYKRNIAAVGFDRDEMTLEGITREQMRRGCWDPKARLADMDLNHVEASLCFPTFPRFCGQTFAEAHDKEVALACVRAYNDWMVEEWCGDSGGRLIPLCLIPLWDVGLAVAEIRRNAARGVRAVTFSEIPTHLGLPSIHSGYWDPFFAVCQETGTVVNMHIGSSSQMPAASPDAPPAVQASLSFNNAMASMMDYLFSGVLVKFPQLKLAYSEGQMGWIPYALERADDVWEEHRAWGGVRDLIPEPPSTYYYRQIFCCFFRDKHGVASLDVVGRDNATFETDYPHVDSTFPHTKEVALDHVKGLDDETVYKLMRGNAIRMLDLDLDK from the coding sequence ATGACCGAACTGCCCCGCATCATCAGCGTCGACGACCATGTGATCGAGCCCGCCCACCTCTTCGAGACCTGGCTGCCGTCCCGGTACCGGGACCGCGGCCCCAAGCCGCTGACCGCCGGGATCGGGGAACTCGCCTACGTCGGCGGCAAGTACCGGATCACCATGGACCCGGCCGGCCAGCAGACCGACTGGTGGATCTACGAGGACCTCAAGTTCCCCTACAAGCGCAACATCGCCGCCGTCGGCTTCGACCGGGACGAGATGACGCTGGAGGGGATCACCCGGGAGCAGATGCGGCGCGGGTGCTGGGACCCGAAGGCGCGCCTCGCGGACATGGACCTCAACCATGTCGAGGCCAGCCTCTGCTTCCCGACCTTCCCCCGCTTCTGCGGGCAGACCTTCGCCGAGGCGCACGACAAGGAGGTCGCCCTCGCCTGTGTGCGCGCCTACAACGACTGGATGGTGGAGGAGTGGTGCGGGGACAGCGGCGGCCGGCTGATCCCCCTGTGCCTGATCCCGCTGTGGGACGTCGGACTGGCGGTCGCGGAGATCCGCCGGAACGCGGCGCGCGGGGTCCGCGCGGTGACCTTCTCCGAGATCCCCACCCACCTCGGGCTGCCGTCCATCCACTCCGGTTACTGGGACCCGTTCTTCGCCGTCTGCCAGGAGACCGGCACGGTCGTCAACATGCACATCGGCAGCAGCTCGCAGATGCCGGCCGCCTCGCCCGACGCCCCGCCCGCCGTCCAGGCGTCGCTGAGCTTCAACAACGCGATGGCGTCGATGATGGACTACCTCTTCAGCGGGGTCCTGGTGAAGTTCCCGCAGCTCAAACTCGCCTACTCCGAGGGACAGATGGGCTGGATCCCGTACGCCCTGGAGCGCGCCGACGACGTGTGGGAGGAGCACCGCGCCTGGGGCGGGGTCCGGGACCTGATCCCCGAGCCGCCGTCGACGTACTACTACCGGCAGATCTTCTGCTGCTTCTTCCGCGACAAGCACGGCGTCGCCTCGCTGGACGTAGTGGGCAGGGACAACGCCACCTTCGAGACCGACTACCCGCACGTCGACTCGACCTTCCCGCACACCAAGGAGGTCGCCCTGGACCATGTGAAGGGCCTGGACGACGAGACGGTGTACAAGCTGATGCGCGGCAACGCCATCCGCATGCTCGACCTGGACCTCGACAAGTGA
- a CDS encoding acyl-CoA dehydrogenase family protein → MDLSCTPEEEEFRSRLREWLAKVLPALPPKPSPDDWPARRAYDLGWQRMLYDAGYADIHWDASPTTRLIFLEETEKAGAPYVGAGFVGLLHAGPTIAAEGTPEQRAHWLPPILRGEEVWCQGFSEPGAGSDLASLRTRAWRDGDDYVVTGSKIWTSHAEVADWCELLVRTDPDAPKHRGITWLAMPMSADGITVRPLRTLAGSAEFAEVFLDEVRVPVANRVGAENDGWRVTMVTLSFERGTAFVGEVVACRRVLAELAAEARRSGRWDDPVLRRRLGRLDAEFRALWRLTQWNVSEAEASGGVPGVGGSVFKLRYSHARQELYDTAADVLGPTGLDLDRPWVLDRLSSLSYTIAAGTSQIQRNIVAERILGLPKGR, encoded by the coding sequence ATGGACCTCTCCTGCACACCGGAAGAGGAGGAGTTCCGGTCCCGGCTGCGTGAATGGCTGGCCAAGGTGCTGCCGGCACTGCCACCGAAGCCGTCCCCGGACGACTGGCCCGCCCGCAGGGCGTACGACCTGGGCTGGCAGCGGATGCTGTACGACGCCGGGTACGCCGACATCCACTGGGACGCCTCGCCGACCACCCGGCTGATCTTCCTGGAGGAGACGGAGAAGGCGGGCGCGCCCTATGTGGGGGCGGGTTTCGTCGGGCTGCTGCACGCCGGACCGACCATCGCCGCCGAGGGCACTCCTGAGCAGCGGGCGCACTGGCTGCCGCCGATCCTGCGCGGCGAGGAGGTGTGGTGCCAGGGGTTCAGCGAACCGGGCGCCGGCTCGGATCTGGCGTCGCTGCGCACGCGCGCGTGGCGCGACGGCGACGACTACGTGGTCACCGGGTCCAAGATCTGGACCTCCCACGCCGAGGTCGCCGACTGGTGCGAACTGCTGGTCCGCACCGACCCGGACGCGCCGAAGCACCGGGGCATCACCTGGCTCGCGATGCCCATGTCCGCGGACGGCATCACCGTACGGCCCCTGCGCACGCTCGCCGGCTCGGCCGAGTTCGCCGAGGTCTTCCTCGACGAGGTACGCGTGCCGGTGGCCAACCGGGTCGGGGCGGAGAACGACGGCTGGCGCGTGACCATGGTGACCCTGTCCTTCGAGCGCGGCACGGCGTTCGTCGGCGAGGTGGTGGCCTGCCGCCGCGTCCTGGCCGAGCTGGCGGCCGAGGCGCGCCGAAGCGGCCGCTGGGACGATCCCGTCCTGCGCCGCCGGCTCGGCCGCCTGGACGCCGAGTTCCGGGCGCTGTGGCGGCTGACCCAGTGGAACGTGAGCGAGGCGGAGGCGAGCGGCGGGGTGCCCGGCGTCGGCGGCTCGGTCTTCAAGCTCCGCTACTCGCACGCCCGCCAGGAGCTGTACGACACCGCGGCCGACGTACTCGGCCCGACCGGCCTGGACCTGGACCGGCCGTGGGTCCTCGACCGCCTGTCCTCCCTGTCGTACACCATCGCGGCCGGTACCTCACAGATCCAGCGCAACATCGTGGCCGAGCGGATCCTGGGCCTGCCGAAGGGGAGATGA
- a CDS encoding acyl-CoA dehydrogenase family protein, with amino-acid sequence MRFQLTDDQCALKAGVRELLDRRFGREALRAAVDAPGRLDRELWRALGDAGFFALRLPEADGGVGLGLPEAVLVFEEAGRALLPGPLVATHLAAGTVPGAATGETVVAAVDGELVEWLEAADVVRGEARGAEPLRSVDPLTPLHRVSPAVGTDTADPVAALLTAAEQLGTAGRVQEMAVQHARTREQFGQPVGAFQAVKHLCADLLVRTETARVAVYAAAVTGDRADIAAARLLADEAAVRGAGDCLQVHGGMGFTWEADVHLHLKRAWVRARRAGGGTESEELLAARLAV; translated from the coding sequence GTGCGCTTCCAACTCACCGATGACCAGTGCGCGTTGAAGGCGGGCGTACGGGAGCTGCTGGACCGGCGGTTCGGGCGGGAGGCGTTGCGGGCGGCCGTCGACGCGCCGGGACGGCTCGACCGGGAGCTGTGGCGGGCGCTCGGTGACGCCGGGTTCTTCGCCCTGCGCCTGCCGGAGGCGGACGGCGGGGTCGGGCTCGGGCTGCCGGAGGCGGTGCTCGTCTTCGAGGAGGCGGGACGCGCCCTGCTGCCCGGACCGCTCGTGGCCACCCACCTCGCGGCGGGAACCGTCCCGGGAGCGGCCACCGGGGAGACGGTGGTGGCGGCCGTGGACGGGGAACTGGTGGAGTGGCTGGAGGCCGCGGACGTGGTGCGGGGTGAGGCGCGCGGCGCCGAACCCCTGAGGTCCGTCGACCCACTGACCCCGCTGCACCGGGTCTCCCCGGCCGTGGGCACGGATACGGCCGACCCCGTGGCCGCCCTCCTCACCGCCGCCGAGCAGCTCGGCACCGCTGGGCGTGTGCAGGAGATGGCAGTGCAACACGCCCGGACCCGGGAGCAGTTCGGGCAGCCGGTCGGTGCCTTCCAGGCGGTCAAGCATCTGTGCGCGGACCTGCTGGTGCGCACCGAGACCGCGCGCGTCGCCGTCTACGCCGCCGCCGTCACCGGCGACCGGGCCGACATCGCCGCCGCCCGGCTGCTCGCCGACGAGGCCGCCGTACGCGGGGCCGGGGACTGCCTGCAGGTGCACGGCGGCATGGGGTTCACCTGGGAGGCCGATGTGCACCTGCATCTGAAGCGGGCCTGGGTGCGGGCACGGCGTGCCGGCGGCGGCACGGAGAGTGAGGAACTGCTCGCCGCCCGGCTGGCGGTCTGA
- a CDS encoding ATP-binding protein, with product MQLEIRPDPTEVGRARRWARSRLAGLGIAADEPLAETLILLVSELVTNAVVHTGHAAVLRLSLPSTAADLPGAAADLPGAAADLPSTAAEPPDTPCATAEPAGTAEAPPAPAAATVRVEVADSSSRAPVPRCAGGDATGGRGLALVDCLADRWGWSPEGAGKSIWCELDRCSPPRESAGMAYGGGLSAYEGLAFEAV from the coding sequence GTGCAGCTGGAGATCCGGCCCGACCCCACGGAGGTGGGTCGGGCGAGGAGGTGGGCCCGCTCTCGGCTCGCCGGGCTCGGGATAGCGGCCGACGAGCCGCTGGCCGAGACCCTGATCCTGCTCGTCTCCGAGCTGGTGACCAACGCGGTCGTGCACACCGGCCACGCGGCGGTGCTCCGGCTCTCCCTGCCGAGTACGGCGGCCGACCTGCCGGGTGCGGCAGCCGACCTGCCGGGTGCGGCGGCCGACCTGCCGAGTACGGCGGCCGAGCCGCCGGACACGCCGTGCGCGACGGCCGAGCCCGCCGGGACCGCCGAGGCGCCACCGGCACCCGCGGCCGCCACCGTGCGCGTCGAGGTCGCCGACAGCAGCTCCCGCGCCCCCGTGCCGCGTTGCGCCGGAGGTGACGCCACCGGCGGCCGTGGTCTGGCCCTGGTGGACTGCCTGGCCGATCGCTGGGGCTGGAGCCCGGAAGGCGCCGGCAAGAGCATCTGGTGCGAACTGGACCGGTGTTCACCGCCCAGGGAGAGCGCAGGGATGGCGTACGGGGGCGGGCTGTCCGCGTACGAGGGTCTCGCCTTCGAGGCGGTGTAG
- a CDS encoding cyclase family protein — MALPEEFHEIAGRVNNWGRWGTDDEIGTLNLITDEVVREAAAGVRTGRRVPLALPLRQDGVQTGVIPGRVNPLHVMVQLNQELFGPGTVACSDDAVTMGLQAGTHWDALTHVSHSGKLYNGRPAHTVTAHGGAGFAGIDKARHIISRGVLLDVARARGVDRLAGGHAVTPEDLERAEEFGGVRVRAGDIVLVRTGQVQVYLAGDRHAYGYPSPGLSLRTPEWFHARDVAAVANDTLTFEIFPPESENLWLPVHALDLVEMGMLQGQNWNLEELSTACGEEGRYTFLLSAMPEPFVGATGTPVAPVAVL, encoded by the coding sequence ATGGCACTGCCGGAGGAGTTCCACGAGATCGCGGGGCGCGTGAACAACTGGGGGCGCTGGGGGACGGACGACGAGATCGGCACCCTCAACCTGATCACCGACGAGGTCGTCCGCGAGGCCGCCGCCGGCGTCCGCACCGGCCGCCGCGTCCCCCTCGCGCTGCCCCTGCGGCAGGACGGGGTGCAGACGGGCGTGATCCCGGGGCGGGTGAACCCGCTGCACGTCATGGTCCAGCTCAACCAGGAGCTCTTCGGGCCGGGCACGGTGGCGTGCAGCGACGACGCGGTGACCATGGGCCTGCAGGCGGGCACCCACTGGGACGCGCTGACCCATGTGTCGCACTCCGGGAAGCTCTACAACGGCCGCCCGGCGCACACGGTCACCGCGCACGGCGGTGCCGGGTTCGCGGGGATCGACAAGGCGCGGCACATCATCTCGCGCGGGGTGCTGCTGGACGTGGCACGCGCGCGTGGCGTGGACCGGCTGGCGGGGGGCCACGCGGTGACACCGGAGGATCTGGAGCGGGCCGAGGAGTTCGGCGGGGTCCGGGTCCGGGCCGGTGACATCGTGCTGGTCCGCACCGGGCAGGTGCAGGTGTACCTGGCCGGGGACAGGCACGCCTACGGCTATCCGTCGCCGGGGCTGTCCCTGCGTACGCCGGAGTGGTTCCACGCGCGCGATGTGGCGGCGGTCGCGAACGACACGCTCACTTTTGAGATATTTCCGCCCGAGTCGGAGAATCTGTGGCTGCCCGTGCACGCCCTGGACCTGGTGGAGATGGGGATGCTCCAGGGCCAGAACTGGAATCTCGAAGAGTTGTCCACAGCCTGTGGAGAAGAGGGGCGGTACACGTTCCTGCTGTCGGCGATGCCCGAGCCGTTCGTCGGCGCGACGGGGACACCGGTGGCACCCGTGGCCGTTCTCTAG
- a CDS encoding SDR family NAD(P)-dependent oxidoreductase — MGNFLAGKVVAVTGAGRGIGRAVARAAAAEGAKVVVNDYGVSMDGTAPTSEVAEAVVKEIEAAGGEAVAVADDISTMAGGQRVVDVALASYGRLDGVVCVAGILRERMLFNMTEEEWDPVLATHLKGTFTVFRAASAVMRRQRSGTLIGFTSGNHQGSVSQANYSAAKGGIISLVRSAALGLHKYGVTANAVAPVARTRMSANVPMELTEIGEPEDVAALVVYLLSDGAAAQGVTGQVYTVAGPKIAVWAQPRELRSAYAFGGWTPERIAEILPGSVGVDPMPMLSQLLAMESAARSGTRPNAQ, encoded by the coding sequence GTGGGGAACTTCTTGGCAGGAAAGGTCGTCGCCGTGACGGGCGCCGGGCGGGGCATCGGCCGGGCGGTCGCGCGGGCGGCTGCCGCCGAGGGGGCGAAGGTCGTCGTCAACGACTACGGCGTCTCCATGGACGGCACCGCGCCGACGAGCGAGGTCGCCGAGGCAGTCGTCAAGGAGATCGAGGCGGCGGGCGGCGAGGCGGTCGCGGTCGCCGACGACATCTCCACGATGGCGGGCGGGCAGCGGGTGGTCGACGTGGCGCTGGCCTCGTACGGCCGGCTCGACGGGGTCGTGTGCGTGGCCGGGATCCTGCGCGAGCGGATGCTGTTCAACATGACCGAGGAGGAGTGGGACCCCGTGCTCGCCACCCACCTCAAGGGCACGTTCACCGTCTTCCGGGCGGCGTCCGCGGTGATGCGCAGGCAGCGCTCCGGCACGCTGATCGGCTTCACCAGCGGCAACCACCAGGGCTCGGTGTCCCAGGCCAACTACAGCGCGGCGAAGGGCGGGATCATCTCGCTCGTGCGCAGCGCGGCGCTCGGGCTGCACAAGTACGGGGTGACCGCGAACGCGGTGGCGCCGGTGGCCCGCACGCGGATGTCGGCAAACGTTCCCATGGAGCTGACGGAGATCGGCGAGCCGGAGGACGTGGCCGCGCTGGTGGTGTACCTGCTGTCCGACGGGGCTGCCGCGCAGGGCGTCACCGGGCAGGTGTACACCGTCGCGGGGCCGAAGATCGCGGTGTGGGCACAACCCCGTGAGCTGCGCTCGGCGTATGCCTTTGGCGGCTGGACGCCGGAAAGGATCGCGGAGATTCTTCCGGGGTCTGTGGGGGTGGATCCGATGCCGATGCTGTCCCAGCTATTGGCGATGGAGTCTGCGGCGCGTTCTGGGACTCGGCCGAACGCCCAATAG
- a CDS encoding acyl-CoA dehydrogenase family protein, which translates to MDFGFSQEDDTFRAEARDWLAVNVTPTADRRAWERTLGAAGWIGLGWPESGYGNRTATLTQQVVWAEEYARSPAPPRSGHIGENLLAPTLIAHGSEEQKSRFLPPVAAGEELWCQGYSEPGAGSDLAGVRTSAVREGDRYRISGQKIWTSLAHEADWCFVLARTDPESRRHHGLSFLLVPMDQPGRIEVRPIRQMTGTSDFNEVFFDGAHARVEHVVGGEGRGWAAAMSLLGFERGVSTLAQQIGFAEELADVVRTAVETGAAADPVVRSRLVRQWAELRTMRRHALRTLGGSAGPGAPSVAKLLWAGWHQRLGELAMQVRGAAAAVGPVDWSATAPYEFGADQHLFLFSRADTIYGGSDQVQRTIIAERVLGLPREPKGAV; encoded by the coding sequence ATGGATTTCGGGTTCAGCCAAGAGGACGACACGTTTCGTGCGGAGGCCCGTGACTGGCTCGCAGTCAACGTCACCCCCACTGCAGACCGCCGTGCCTGGGAACGCACCCTCGGTGCCGCCGGCTGGATCGGGCTCGGCTGGCCGGAGTCGGGTTACGGCAACCGTACGGCCACGCTCACGCAGCAGGTTGTCTGGGCCGAGGAGTATGCCCGGTCGCCCGCGCCTCCGCGCTCGGGGCACATCGGGGAGAACCTGCTCGCGCCCACGCTCATCGCTCACGGCAGCGAGGAGCAGAAGTCCCGCTTCCTGCCGCCGGTCGCGGCCGGCGAGGAGCTGTGGTGCCAGGGGTACAGCGAGCCCGGCGCGGGGTCGGACCTGGCCGGGGTGCGCACGTCGGCGGTCCGTGAAGGGGACCGTTACCGGATCAGCGGGCAGAAGATCTGGACCTCGCTCGCCCATGAGGCCGACTGGTGTTTCGTACTGGCCCGTACCGACCCGGAGTCCAGGCGCCACCACGGGCTCAGCTTTCTGCTCGTTCCCATGGACCAGCCCGGCCGCATCGAGGTCCGTCCCATCCGGCAGATGACCGGGACCAGCGACTTCAACGAGGTCTTCTTCGACGGGGCGCACGCGCGCGTGGAGCACGTGGTGGGAGGGGAGGGGCGCGGCTGGGCCGCGGCGATGAGCCTGCTCGGGTTCGAGCGAGGGGTGTCCACCCTTGCCCAACAGATCGGGTTCGCCGAGGAGTTGGCCGACGTGGTGCGGACCGCCGTGGAGACGGGAGCGGCGGCGGACCCTGTCGTACGGTCGCGGCTCGTGCGGCAGTGGGCCGAGCTGCGGACCATGCGCCGGCACGCCCTGCGCACCCTCGGCGGCTCGGCCGGCCCCGGCGCGCCCAGCGTGGCCAAGCTGCTGTGGGCCGGCTGGCACCAGCGGCTCGGGGAGCTGGCGATGCAGGTCAGGGGGGCGGCGGCCGCCGTCGGACCGGTGGACTGGTCGGCTACGGCGCCGTACGAATTCGGCGCCGACCAGCACCTGTTCCTCTTCTCCCGGGCCGACACCATCTACGGCGGCTCGGACCAGGTCCAGCGCACGATCATCGCCGAGCGCGTGCTCGGTCTGCCCAGAGAGCCCAAGGGGGCCGTGTGA
- a CDS encoding Zn-dependent alcohol dehydrogenase, with product MRGVVFDGTQVQVVDDLAVREPGAGEVLVAIAAAGLCHSDLSVVDGTIPFPVPVVLGHEGAGVVEAVGAGVTHVAPGDHVALSTLANCGMCAECDRGRPTMCRQAIGRPGKPFTRGAGPVHQFASNSAFAERTVVKAVQAVRIPEDIPLESAALIGCGVLTGVGAVLNRARVDRGDSVVVIGTGGIGLNVLQGARLAGALRIVAVDANPDKEEVARRFGATDFLTSTEGVRDILPTGADHAFECVGRVELIRQAIDLLDRHGQAVLLGVPPATAEASFLVSSLYLDKSVLGCRYGSSRPQRDIALYADLYRQGRLLLDELVTAVYPVEDFAKARADAEAGRVARAVLTF from the coding sequence ATGCGTGGAGTGGTGTTCGACGGCACGCAGGTGCAGGTGGTCGACGATCTCGCGGTGCGGGAGCCGGGGGCCGGAGAGGTGCTGGTGGCGATCGCGGCGGCCGGGCTGTGCCACAGCGATCTGTCCGTGGTGGACGGCACCATTCCGTTCCCCGTGCCGGTGGTGCTGGGCCATGAGGGGGCCGGGGTGGTCGAAGCGGTCGGTGCGGGCGTCACCCATGTGGCGCCCGGCGACCATGTGGCGCTGTCCACGCTCGCCAACTGCGGCATGTGCGCGGAGTGCGACCGGGGTCGGCCGACGATGTGCCGGCAGGCCATCGGGCGCCCGGGGAAGCCGTTCACGCGGGGTGCGGGTCCGGTGCACCAGTTCGCCTCCAACTCGGCCTTCGCCGAGCGCACGGTCGTCAAGGCCGTGCAGGCGGTGCGGATCCCCGAGGACATCCCGCTGGAGTCCGCCGCGCTGATCGGATGCGGGGTGCTCACGGGGGTGGGCGCCGTGCTGAACCGGGCCCGGGTGGACCGGGGGGACAGCGTCGTCGTCATCGGCACCGGCGGGATCGGGCTGAACGTGCTCCAGGGCGCGCGGCTCGCGGGGGCGCTCAGGATCGTCGCCGTGGACGCCAACCCGGACAAGGAGGAGGTGGCCCGGCGGTTCGGCGCGACCGACTTCCTGACCTCCACGGAGGGCGTGCGGGACATCCTGCCCACGGGCGCCGACCACGCCTTCGAGTGCGTCGGCCGGGTGGAGCTGATCCGGCAGGCGATCGACCTCCTCGACCGGCACGGCCAGGCCGTCCTCCTCGGCGTGCCGCCCGCCACCGCCGAGGCGTCCTTCCTGGTCTCCTCCCTCTACCTGGACAAGTCCGTCCTGGGCTGCCGCTACGGCTCCTCCCGCCCTCAGCGCGACATCGCCCTGTACGCCGACCTGTACCGCCAGGGCCGCCTGCTGCTGGACGAGTTGGTGACGGCGGTCTACCCGGTGGAGGACTTCGCCAAGGCCCGCGCGGACGCGGAGGCGGGGCGGGTGGCGCGGGCGGTGCTCACGTTCTGA